In a genomic window of Halalkalicoccus sp. CG83:
- a CDS encoding NAD(P)/FAD-dependent oxidoreductase — MDASVVVVGGGLAGLVAARRLGSRGAEVTLLEREAEVGGRVRSTHEDGYTFDRGFQVLFTAYPTARRELDYDALDLRRFKPGAVLARPGSRSVLSDPLRDPRALAESTVNTEVSTLDKLRTLALRRRLSGVDPETLFDGGDQTIRAALLERGFSERFVENFAAPFYGGITLDRSLSSSAATFDYTFTMLARGEIAVPAEGMGAISRQLAGAAREAGAAIETGRAVDSVEGDGEGATVVAGDETLAPDAVVVATDPRTARELTGVGSIPTEARGCVTQWYAFDGELDAGRRLLLNADGETPNHVVDHTAVAPEYAPDGETLLSATFLGEPDESDEELAARTREALSSWYPARSLESLSPLHTDRIPFAQFVQPPGFYRERPDVRAPSGPVYLAGDYVEWSAIQGAMEGGARAADAVVEDVE, encoded by the coding sequence ATGGACGCGTCCGTCGTGGTCGTCGGTGGGGGACTGGCGGGGCTGGTCGCGGCCCGCCGGCTCGGGAGCCGCGGTGCGGAGGTAACGCTGCTCGAGCGCGAAGCCGAGGTCGGCGGCCGGGTCCGCTCGACCCACGAGGACGGCTACACGTTCGACCGGGGCTTTCAGGTGCTGTTCACCGCCTACCCGACCGCCCGCCGTGAACTCGACTACGACGCCCTCGACCTGCGACGGTTCAAGCCTGGCGCGGTGCTCGCCCGGCCCGGAAGCCGCTCGGTCCTCTCGGACCCGCTTCGCGATCCGAGGGCGCTCGCGGAGTCGACGGTCAACACCGAGGTGTCGACGCTCGACAAGCTCCGGACGCTCGCGCTTCGCCGCCGGCTCTCGGGCGTCGATCCCGAGACACTCTTCGACGGCGGCGACCAGACGATCCGGGCGGCGCTGCTCGAACGCGGCTTCTCCGAGCGGTTCGTCGAGAACTTCGCCGCGCCCTTCTACGGCGGGATCACGCTCGATCGCTCGCTCTCGAGTTCGGCGGCGACGTTCGACTACACCTTCACGATGCTCGCGCGCGGGGAGATCGCCGTCCCCGCGGAGGGGATGGGCGCGATCAGCCGACAGCTCGCCGGCGCCGCCCGGGAGGCCGGCGCGGCGATCGAGACCGGACGAGCGGTCGACTCCGTCGAGGGAGACGGCGAGGGAGCGACCGTCGTCGCCGGCGACGAGACCCTCGCTCCCGACGCGGTCGTCGTCGCGACCGACCCGCGCACTGCCCGCGAACTCACCGGCGTCGGGTCGATCCCGACCGAGGCGCGCGGCTGTGTCACCCAGTGGTACGCCTTCGACGGCGAACTCGACGCGGGTCGACGGCTGCTGCTCAACGCCGACGGGGAGACGCCGAACCACGTCGTCGACCACACCGCCGTCGCTCCGGAGTACGCGCCCGACGGCGAGACGCTGTTGAGCGCGACGTTCCTCGGCGAACCGGACGAGAGCGACGAGGAGCTCGCTGCACGGACCCGCGAGGCGCTCTCCTCGTGGTACCCCGCACGCTCCCTCGAGTCGCTCTCCCCGCTGCACACCGACCGGATCCCGTTCGCACAGTTCGTCCAACCGCCCGGCTTCTACAGGGAACGTCCCGACGTACGCGCGCCGTCGGGGCCGGTCTACCTCGCGGGCGATTACGTCGAGTGGTCGGCGATCCAGGGCGCGATGGAGGGCGGTGCGCGCGCGGCTGACGCGGTCGTCGAAGACGTCGAGTGA
- a CDS encoding metallophosphoesterase, with amino-acid sequence MLEEAVFHDRAVFFPDTGALVLADVHLGRDRASNVDLPLGERADVLDRLERLLERFDPEEVVVAGDLLHSFDRVPWSVERTLAAIEEGVAEAGAALVAVEGNHDTMLGSLLETAPEHAVGEALVTHGHELPDADASLYVIGHEHPAITIEGRKRPCYLVGPAVPGGRALVLPAFTRLAPGTDVSRRRRFRSPLLAEPGEYRPIVRDEDADETLWFPPLAEFRAML; translated from the coding sequence GTGCTCGAGGAGGCCGTCTTCCACGATCGTGCCGTCTTCTTTCCGGACACGGGAGCGCTCGTCCTCGCGGACGTCCATCTGGGCCGGGATCGCGCCTCGAACGTCGATCTCCCGCTGGGCGAGCGTGCGGACGTTCTCGACCGTCTGGAACGGCTGCTCGAGCGGTTCGACCCCGAGGAGGTGGTCGTCGCCGGTGACCTGCTCCACTCGTTCGACCGGGTTCCGTGGTCGGTCGAGCGAACCCTCGCCGCGATCGAGGAAGGCGTCGCCGAGGCCGGCGCGGCGCTGGTCGCCGTCGAGGGCAACCACGACACGATGCTCGGCTCGCTGCTCGAGACCGCTCCCGAACACGCCGTCGGCGAGGCGCTGGTCACCCACGGCCACGAGCTCCCGGACGCGGACGCGTCGCTGTACGTGATCGGTCACGAACACCCGGCGATCACGATCGAGGGCCGAAAGCGCCCCTGTTATCTCGTCGGTCCCGCCGTCCCCGGCGGCCGGGCGCTCGTCCTGCCGGCGTTCACCCGACTGGCCCCCGGAACCGACGTCTCGCGGAGGCGCCGGTTTCGCTCGCCGCTGCTCGCCGAGCCGGGCGAGTACCGACCGATCGTTCGCGACGAGGACGCCGATGAGACGCTGTGGTTCCCGCCGCTCGCGGAGTTCCGCGCCATGCTCTGA
- a CDS encoding J domain-containing protein, with translation MQSDPVLVLPWWLVVGVLVGLAIGVVIAAVFVIGSRLFPDDERTDGGVNATSRKGTEIRHYLRAIGEEFVEDYDLNGQPVAFYLPRRDVAITFDARAYFRIEASDTYAVLVEHEMPSIHLGRRLPFETPELTTRADDGETTAAFALLGLETDATESEIRSAYRQKVKRVHPDQGGDPETFRRVRDAYTTAHAHAADREGEATAPATS, from the coding sequence GTGCAGTCGGATCCCGTGTTGGTCCTCCCCTGGTGGCTGGTCGTCGGCGTCCTCGTCGGGCTAGCCATCGGCGTCGTCATCGCCGCGGTCTTCGTGATCGGATCGCGACTCTTCCCCGACGACGAGCGGACGGACGGCGGCGTGAACGCCACGAGCCGAAAAGGCACGGAGATCCGTCACTATCTGCGGGCCATCGGCGAGGAGTTCGTCGAGGACTACGATCTGAACGGCCAGCCGGTCGCTTTCTACCTCCCCCGACGTGACGTGGCGATCACGTTCGACGCCCGCGCGTACTTCCGGATCGAGGCCAGCGACACCTACGCCGTACTGGTCGAACACGAGATGCCGAGCATTCACCTCGGACGACGCCTCCCGTTCGAGACGCCCGAGTTGACCACGAGGGCCGACGACGGGGAGACGACCGCCGCGTTCGCGCTTCTGGGGCTCGAGACCGACGCCACGGAGAGCGAGATCCGCTCGGCCTACCGCCAGAAGGTCAAACGCGTTCACCCCGACCAGGGTGGCGATCCCGAGACGTTCCGGCGGGTTCGCGACGCCTACACGACCGCACACGCCCACGCCGCCGACCGGGAGGGCGAGGCGACGGCGCCGGCCACCTCGTGA
- a CDS encoding proteasome assembly chaperone family protein — protein MDDVEVEVLAEPELDEPVLIEGLPGVGHVGTLVAEQLIEEREGEPIRRLYSEHLPPQVSVDESGLAELVSVELHHVPTDGRDLLVLTGDQQAASGIGHYRIADAVLDAAEETGVERVFALGGIPTGELVEDHAVLGAATDESLIETLEDAGVEFRENEPEGGIVGISGLLVGLGGRRGFEAACLMGETSGYLVDPKSAQAVLGVLEELLGLDVDLTQLEERADEMEDVVERMQEIENQNVPTDDDLRYIG, from the coding sequence ATGGACGACGTAGAGGTCGAGGTACTCGCCGAGCCCGAACTCGACGAGCCGGTGCTGATCGAGGGGCTCCCCGGCGTCGGGCACGTCGGCACCCTCGTCGCCGAACAGCTGATCGAGGAACGCGAGGGCGAACCGATCCGGCGGCTCTACTCCGAACACCTCCCGCCACAGGTGAGCGTCGACGAGTCCGGGCTGGCCGAACTGGTCTCCGTCGAGCTCCACCACGTCCCCACCGACGGCCGGGACCTGCTCGTGCTCACGGGCGACCAGCAGGCCGCGAGCGGCATCGGCCACTACCGTATCGCCGACGCCGTCCTCGACGCCGCCGAGGAGACCGGCGTCGAGCGCGTGTTCGCGCTCGGCGGGATCCCAACCGGCGAGCTCGTCGAGGACCACGCCGTCCTCGGGGCGGCCACCGACGAATCGCTGATCGAGACCCTCGAGGACGCGGGCGTCGAGTTCCGCGAGAACGAGCCCGAGGGCGGCATCGTCGGGATCAGCGGCCTGCTCGTGGGGCTGGGCGGCCGGCGTGGCTTCGAGGCGGCGTGTCTGATGGGAGAGACCAGCGGCTACCTCGTCGATCCCAAGAGCGCTCAGGCGGTGCTGGGCGTCCTCGAGGAGCTGCTCGGGCTCGACGTCGACCTCACCCAGCTCGAGGAGCGCGCCGACGAGATGGAGGACGTCGTCGAGCGGATGCAGGAGATCGAGAACCAGAACGTCCCGACCGACGACGACCTGCGCTACATCGGCTGA
- a CDS encoding RNA-protein complex protein Nop10, with amino-acid sequence MKSDIRICLAWRARHDRPVYTLSPSCPDCGAKAVNSAPAPFNPEDPYGEYRRALKRRSRE; translated from the coding sequence ATGAAGTCCGACATCCGGATCTGTTTGGCGTGGCGTGCGCGCCACGACCGCCCGGTGTACACCCTCTCTCCGAGCTGTCCAGACTGCGGCGCGAAAGCGGTGAACAGCGCGCCGGCGCCGTTCAACCCCGAGGACCCCTACGGCGAGTACCGACGCGCTCTTAAGCGCCGGAGCCGCGAGTGA